A region of Zeugodacus cucurbitae isolate PBARC_wt_2022May chromosome 5, idZeuCucr1.2, whole genome shotgun sequence DNA encodes the following proteins:
- the LOC105208570 gene encoding probable cytochrome P450 311a1 produces MSLVLIIFLTCALCYFIHAKWDILRVGCRIRGPWAIPLVGNVQMISKLKPESLFKSIADFRAKYGETYRLWLGPELWVFLHSPAETREALNEPTLTRPVAFQQLSVLIGNGLLISHGKQWETHRRALSPAFHPNILNTFTPVIAQHGDELVGKLHATKGNSIEVSDYLFACILDAIVETSMGKQLNSLTNPHNSYAHAFHKASELLFKRMTNPLLALDFIFQRTKMYRELSASVAVIHQLMASVIDERIEALKQQEALVTETATAPAEEGIRKQRRTLLDTLLTTQIAGEQLTRSEICDEVNTFVFAGVDTTTAAMCFVLYSLGKYTAEQQKLVLEIEEQLLDVAVLTADTLNRLTYLDLFIKEVLRYYTIAPLTGRQTTGDTVIGGRHYCAGVTLWIDLYGLAHDTQYFEKPAEFQPLRFAQTQKEQLPPYVYMPFSGGPHMCIGRNYALLIMKMLTVQILRNFVVELRDPHEELVLQSQMVLKSLNGFNLLFKHRVKTV; encoded by the exons ATGTCCCTGGtgctaattatatttttaacctGTGCCTTATGCTATTTTATACACGCTAAGTGGGATATACTTAGAGTCGGCTGTCGTATACGCGGACCATGGGCCATACCGCTGGTCGGTAATGTGCAAATGATAAGTAAATTGAAGCCAGAAT CTTTATTCAAAAGCATCGCCGATTTTCGTGCCAAATACGGTGAAACCTATCGTTTATGGCTAGGCCCCGAGCTGTGGGTGTTTCTGCATAGTCCAGCGGAAACGCGTGAAGCTTTGAATGAACCGACACTAACGAGACCGGTGGCATTCCAACAATTGAGCGTACTAATCGGCAATGGTTTGTTGATAAGTCATG GCAAACAGTGGGAAACACATCGACGTGCGCTAAGCCCCGCTTTTCACCCAAATATACTCAACACTTTCACACCTGTGATAGCGCAGCATGGCGATGAATTAGTGGGAAAATTGCATGCAACCAAGGGTAACTCAATTGAAGTAAGCGATTATCTCTTCGCTTGTATATTGGATGCGATTGTTG aaacctCAATGGGTAAACAGCTGAATTCACTCACGAATCCACACAATAGTTACGCACACGCCTTTCACAA AGCCAGTGAGTTGCTCTTCAAACGCATGACGAATCCACTATTGGCGTTGGATTTCATATTTCAACGCACAAAAATGTATCGCGAGCTCAGCGCGTCTGTCGCAGTGATACATCAGCTGATGGCAAGTGTGATTGATGAACGCATCGAGGCACTTAAACAACAGGAGGCGTTGGTTACTGAAACTGCTACAGCGCCAGCCGAAGAAGGCATACGCAAGCAACGTCGTACACTGTTGGACACACTGCTAACCACACAAATAGCTGGGGAGCAGTTGACACGCAGCGAAATTTGTGATGAAGTGAATACGTTTGTGTTCGCG GGTGTTGACACTACCACGGCAGCAATGTGTTTTGTGCTCTACAGTCTTGGTAAATACACGgcagaacaacaaaaattggtACTTGAAATTGAAGAGCAGCTCTTGGATGTTGCTGTACTAACAGCTGACACACTCAATCGTTTGACATATTTAGATCTTTTCATTAAGGAAGTATTACGTTATTATACCATAGCGCCACTCACGGGGCGGCAGACTACCGGCGATACGGTGATAGGTGGACGGCACTACTGCGCTGGTGTAACACTTTGGATTGATTTGTATGGTCTAGCACATGATacgcaatattttgaaaagccaGCGGAGTTTCAACCGTTGCGTTTTGCACAAACACAAAAGGAACAGTTGCCGCCTTATGTCTATATGCCATTCTCGGGTGGACCACATATGTGTATAGGACGTAATTATGCGCTACTTATTATGAAGATGCTAACGGTGCAGATTTTGCGGAATTTTGTAGTAGAACTGCGCGATCCACATGAGGAGTTAGTGCTGCAATCGCAAATGGTGCTGAAGTCGCTGAATGGTTTCAATTTGTTATTCAAGCATAGAGTAAAAACGGTGTAG
- the LOC105208567 gene encoding protein YIPF1 — protein sequence MQTSGADDLLQFRDYNSTPSMSSPPAQINVNSPTHSSGSAGATRGNNALNDLIYDMSNSAGILSGSNSAGGAGNINNAAAGGGGAGGADDAGSSNKVSFLTLEYYQQFFNVDTYVVLERIANSMIPKRAGGNYLRSSIGQNPDLYGPFWITVTLIFSIAISGNIASYLQHANDNYHWRYNFHLVSYAATCIFIYANLFPIALWALFKYSLKPITDDVETESADYSPSLLSLMCIYGYSLFIYIPVSVLWVIQISLLQWLLVITAALLSGSVLIFVLTPALRNSKLSLFLIIGILGAHFLLAAGFMLYFFHVPSSVVANGPVPAALQAVTQAAQHIVSPQVIAGNISPPNGTR from the exons ATGCAAACAAGTGGTGCAGATGATTTACTACAATTTCGTGATTACAACAGCACGCCCAGTATGAGCAGCCCACCGGCACAAATAAATGTGAATTCACCAACGCATTCCAGCGGTTCTGCAGGTGCAACGCGCGGCAATAATGCACTCAACGATTTGATTTATGACATGAGCAACTCAGCAGGCATCCTAAGTGGCTCCAATAGCGCAGGTGGTGctggaaatattaataatgcCGCAGCTGGCGGTGGCGGCGCTGGTGGTGCTGATGAtgctggcagcagcaacaaggtGTCGTTTCTAACACTTGAATACTATCAGCAATTCTTCAATGTTGATACTTATGTGGTGTTGGAGCGCATTGCTAACTCCATGATACCAAAGCGTGCTGGTGGCAACTACTTGCGTTCGAGTATTGGTCAGAATCCTGACTTGTATGGGCCATTTTGGATTACCGTAACGCTG ATTTTTTCGATTGCCATAAGTGGCAATATTGCTAGTTATTTACAGCACGCCAATGACAACTACCACTGGCGTTATAATTTCCATTTAGTCTCCTATGCCGCCACTTGTATTTTCATCTACGCCAATCTATTCCCCATCGCCTTGTGGGCACTCTTTAAGTATAGTCTCAAACCGATTACCGATGATGTCGAAACTGAAAGT GCCGACTACTCACCCTCACTGTTATCGCTAATGTGCATTTACGGTTATTcgctatttatttacatacccgTCTCCGTATTGTGGGTTATACAG ATTAGCTTGCTACAATGGCTACTAGTTATTACCGCCGCTCTACTCTCCGGTTCAGTGCTGATTTTCGTGCTCACTCCTGCGCTACGTAACTCTAAATTGTCGCTATTCCTCATAATCGGCATACTGGGTGCGCATTTTTTACTCGCTGCTGGTTTCATGTTGTACTTCTTTCATGTGCCCAGCAGTGTAGTAGCTAATGGACCAGTGCCTGCTGCCTTGCAGGCGGTTACACAGGCGGCGCAGCATATTGTGAGCCCACAAGTCATTGCTGGCAATATTTCACCGCCCAATGGCACACGTTGA